One segment of Xiphias gladius isolate SHS-SW01 ecotype Sanya breed wild chromosome 1, ASM1685928v1, whole genome shotgun sequence DNA contains the following:
- the LOC120802544 gene encoding monoacylglycerol lipase ABHD2 isoform X2: MSNHEPDVHTISPELPAMFDGMKLAAVATVLYIIVRCLNLKSPTAPPDLTYQDTPLNSFLLKSCPQLTKEYIPPLLWGKSGHLQTALYGKLGRVSSPHPSGIRKYLPMQDGATATFDLFEPLGDHRTGDDITMVICPGIGNHSEKHYIRTFVDYAQKDGYRCAVLNHLGALPNIELTSPRMFTYGCTWEFAAMVGYIKRTYPQTQLIVVGFSLGGNIVCKFLGENRTNQERVLCCVSVCQGYSALRAQETFLQWDQFRRFYNFLMADNMKKIILSHRHSLFGGSSVKMIDADLSRLYTATSLMQIDDNIMRKFHGHSSLKEYYEKESCVHYIHNVNVPLLLVNSADDPLVHDSLLTIPRTLADPPVPTCHSAPVEVVARGLDEHLVVPEQISSCHEQYTVGKAPWDLDHYSTAAGSPTNPDESRRE; encoded by the exons ATGAGCAACCACGAGCCAGATGTGCACACCATCTCTCCAGAGCTGCCGGCGATGTTTGATGGCATGAAGCTGGCAGCAGTGGCCACGGTGCTCTACATCATTGTCCGCTGCTTGAACCTGAAGAGCCCCACCGCTCCCCCGGACCTCACCTACCAGGACACACCCCTCAACAGCTTCCTTCTCAAGTCCTGTCCTCAGCTGACCAAAGA GTACATCCCTCCCTTACTGTGGGGTAAGAGCGGTCACCTCCAGACAGCACTGTATGGTAAACTTGGTCGGGTGAGCTCCCCTCACCCCAGTGGAATCAGGAAGTACTTACCCATGCAGGATGGGGCCACCGCAACCTTTGACCTCTTTGAGCCACTGGGGGACCATCGAACAGGAG ATGACATCACCATGGTGATATGCCCTGGTATTGGTAACCATAGTGAGAAGCATTACATCCGAACCTTTGTGGATTACGCCCAGAAGGATGGTTACCGCTGTGCTGTGCTGAACCACCTGGGAGCTCTTCCCAACATCGAGCTTACCTCTCCACGAATGTTCACTTACG GATGCACGTGGGAGTTTGCAGCCATGGTTGGTTACATTAAGCGGACGTATCCTCAGACCCAGCTTATTGTGGTTGGCTTCAGTCTGGGTGGAAACATTGTATGTAAGTTCCTGGGCGAGAACAGGACGAACCAGGAGCGAGTGCTGTGTTGTGTCAGCGTCTGTCAGGGGTACAGTGCTCTCAG GGCTCAAGAAACATTCCTACAGTGGGATCAGTTCAGACGCTTCTATAACTTTCTCATGGCTGACAACATGAAGAAAATCATCCTCTCACACAG gcaCAGTCTGTTTGGAGGAAGCTCAGTTAAAATGATAGACGCAGATCTTAGTCGGCTGTACACAGCAACTTCCCTCATGCAAATCGACGACAACATCATGAG AAAGTTCCACGGCCACAGCTCTCTCAAAGAGTACTATGAGAAGGAGAGTTGTGTTCATTATATTCACAAT gtAAATGTGCCACTGCTGCTAGTGAACTCTGCAGATGATCCTCTGGTTCATGACTCACTGCTCACCATCCCTCGCACACTAGCag ACCCTCCTGTTCCCACCTGTCACTCAGCGCCTGTTGAGGTGGTGGCTCGGGGTCTGGATGAGCACTTAGTTGTCCCAGAGCAGATCAGCAGCTGTCATGAACAGTACACAGTCGGGAAAGCCCCGTGGGATCTCGATCACTACTCAACCGCAGCAGGCTCCCCCACTAACCCAGATGAGAGCAGGAGAGAATAA
- the LOC120790100 gene encoding retinaldehyde-binding protein 1-like: MHKPVWCFFFKIFYKFILMQTGSFRMVSEEEQAMRSKLEHLTVKDHGPVFGPCHKLPGHTVQKAKDELNETDERRASSLKDLRAAMKERAADGDDLAKLVLERFGDKPDSLLLRFLRARKFDVVRAHELMKGYLRFRKEYPELFENLTPEAVRSTIEAGYPVVLPSRDKYGHVVLLFNIENWDLEEITFDEILRAYCVILEKLLENEETQINGFVLIENFKGFTMQHASGIKPAELKKMVDMLQDSFPARFKAVHVTHQPWYFTTTYNVVKPFMKSKLLERVFVHGDELDNYFKEFDAGILPADFDGKASVADCQAITTKLFGSEDTAL, encoded by the exons ATGCATAAGCCagtatggtgttttttttttaaaatcttttacaAATTCATCCTTATGCAGACTGGATCTTTCCGTATGGtgtcagaggaggagcaggcCATGCGGTCCAAGCTGGAGCATTTGACAGTGAAGGATCATGGGCCAGTGTTTGGGCCGTGTCACAAACTGCCTGGCCACACTGtgcaaaag GCCAAGGATGAGCTGAATGAGACAGATGAGAGGCGGGCGTCGTCGCTGAAGGACCTGCGGGCCGCGATGAAGGAGAGGGCAGCGGACGGAGACGACCTGGCCAAACTGGTGCTGGAACGCTTCGGGGACAAACCCGACTCTCTGCTGCTGCGCTTCCTCAGAGCCCGCAAGTTTGACGTTGTCAGGGCCCACGAGCTCATGAAAG GTTATTTGCGCTTCAGGAAGGAGTACCCCGAGCTGTTTGAGAACCTGACCCCCGAGGCTGTCCGCAGCACCATCGAGGCGGGCTACCCTGTGGTTCTGCCCAGCAGAGACAAGTATGGCCATGTGGTCCTGCTCTTCAACATCGAGAACTGGGACCTGGAGGAGATCACATTTGATGAG aTCTTGAGAGCATACTGTGTGATCCTGGAGAAGTTGCTTGAGAACGAAGAGACGCAGATCAATGGCTTCGTCCTGATTGAGAACTTCAAAGGCTTCACCATGCAGCATGCCTCAGGAATAAAGCCGGCTGAGCTGAAGAAGATGGTGGACATGCTGCAG GACTCCTTCCCTGCCCGTTTCAAGGCGGTCCACGTCACTCACCAGCCCTGGTACTTCACCACTACGTACAACGTGGTCAAACCCTTCATGAAGAGCAAACTGCTGGAGAGG GTCTTTGTTCACGGCGACGAGCTGGATAACTACTTCAAAGAATTCGATGCAGGCATCCTGCCGGCGGATTTTGACGGGAAAGCCTCTGTTGCTGATTGCCAGGCCATCACCACCAAGCTTTTTGGCTCTGAAGACACTGCTCTCTGA
- the LOC120802544 gene encoding monoacylglycerol lipase ABHD2 isoform X1, giving the protein MSNHEPDVHTISPELPAMFDGMKLAAVATVLYIIVRCLNLKSPTAPPDLTYQDTPLNSFLLKSCPQLTKEYIPPLLWGKSGHLQTALYGKLGRVSSPHPSGIRKYLPMQDGATATFDLFEPLGDHRTGDDITMVICPGIGNHSEKHYIRTFVDYAQKDGYRCAVLNHLGALPNIELTSPRMFTYGCTWEFAAMVGYIKRTYPQTQLIVVGFSLGGNIVCKFLGENRTNQERVLCCVSVCQGYSALRAQETFLQWDQFRRFYNFLMADNMKKIILSHRHSLFGGSSVKMIDADLSRLYTATSLMQIDDNIMRKFHGHSSLKEYYEKESCVHYIHNVNVPLLLVNSADDPLVHDSLLTIPRTLAAKKPNVIFALTLHGGHLGFFKGAVLFPQPLTWMDKVIVGYANAMCQWEKQKPPCQSGHLSESSCAEEKA; this is encoded by the exons ATGAGCAACCACGAGCCAGATGTGCACACCATCTCTCCAGAGCTGCCGGCGATGTTTGATGGCATGAAGCTGGCAGCAGTGGCCACGGTGCTCTACATCATTGTCCGCTGCTTGAACCTGAAGAGCCCCACCGCTCCCCCGGACCTCACCTACCAGGACACACCCCTCAACAGCTTCCTTCTCAAGTCCTGTCCTCAGCTGACCAAAGA GTACATCCCTCCCTTACTGTGGGGTAAGAGCGGTCACCTCCAGACAGCACTGTATGGTAAACTTGGTCGGGTGAGCTCCCCTCACCCCAGTGGAATCAGGAAGTACTTACCCATGCAGGATGGGGCCACCGCAACCTTTGACCTCTTTGAGCCACTGGGGGACCATCGAACAGGAG ATGACATCACCATGGTGATATGCCCTGGTATTGGTAACCATAGTGAGAAGCATTACATCCGAACCTTTGTGGATTACGCCCAGAAGGATGGTTACCGCTGTGCTGTGCTGAACCACCTGGGAGCTCTTCCCAACATCGAGCTTACCTCTCCACGAATGTTCACTTACG GATGCACGTGGGAGTTTGCAGCCATGGTTGGTTACATTAAGCGGACGTATCCTCAGACCCAGCTTATTGTGGTTGGCTTCAGTCTGGGTGGAAACATTGTATGTAAGTTCCTGGGCGAGAACAGGACGAACCAGGAGCGAGTGCTGTGTTGTGTCAGCGTCTGTCAGGGGTACAGTGCTCTCAG GGCTCAAGAAACATTCCTACAGTGGGATCAGTTCAGACGCTTCTATAACTTTCTCATGGCTGACAACATGAAGAAAATCATCCTCTCACACAG gcaCAGTCTGTTTGGAGGAAGCTCAGTTAAAATGATAGACGCAGATCTTAGTCGGCTGTACACAGCAACTTCCCTCATGCAAATCGACGACAACATCATGAG AAAGTTCCACGGCCACAGCTCTCTCAAAGAGTACTATGAGAAGGAGAGTTGTGTTCATTATATTCACAAT gtAAATGTGCCACTGCTGCTAGTGAACTCTGCAGATGATCCTCTGGTTCATGACTCACTGCTCACCATCCCTCGCACACTAGCag CAAAGAAGCCAAATGTGATCTTTGCCCTGACACTACACGGAGGCCACCTGGGCTTTTTCAAGGGCGCGGTGCTCTTCCCCCAGCCCCTCACCTGGATGGACAAAGTGATTGTGGGCTACGCCAATGCCATGTGCCAGTGGGAGAAACAGAAACCGCCATGCCAAAGTGGCCACCTGAGTGAGAGCTCCTGCGCAGAGGAAAAAGCTTAA